A single window of Brevundimonas naejangsanensis DNA harbors:
- a CDS encoding DNA-directed RNA polymerase subunit alpha: protein MIERNWQELIRPEKPQVEGGSDPQHKARLIAEPLERGFGVTLGNALRRVLLSSLQGAAVTAIQIDGVVHEFSSLEGVREDVVDIVLNIKQLALRMHAEGPKRMTLRATGPGPVTAAQIELPADIEVLNPDHVICTLDDGASVRMELTVQNGKGYVAAELNRPEDAPIGLIAVDALYSPVKRVAYRVEPTRQGQSLDYDKLILEVETNGAVSPVDAVAYAARILQDQLQIFITFDEPTKAVEQSDGKPELPFNPALLKKVDELELSVRSANCLKNDNIVYIGDLIQKTEGEMLRTPNFGRKSLNEIKEVLASMSLSLGMDVPNWPPENIEDLAKKFDDQI from the coding sequence ATGATCGAAAGAAACTGGCAAGAGCTGATCCGTCCCGAGAAACCGCAAGTCGAGGGCGGGTCTGACCCGCAGCACAAGGCGCGTCTGATCGCCGAACCTCTCGAGCGCGGTTTCGGTGTGACGCTCGGCAACGCGCTCCGTCGCGTTCTGCTGTCTTCGCTTCAAGGCGCGGCGGTCACGGCCATTCAGATCGACGGCGTTGTTCACGAGTTCTCGTCGCTGGAAGGCGTTCGCGAGGATGTCGTCGACATCGTTCTGAACATCAAGCAACTGGCCCTGCGCATGCACGCTGAGGGTCCGAAGCGGATGACGCTGCGCGCCACGGGCCCTGGCCCGGTGACCGCGGCTCAGATCGAGCTGCCGGCCGACATCGAGGTGCTGAACCCGGATCACGTGATCTGCACCCTGGATGACGGCGCCTCGGTCCGCATGGAACTGACGGTCCAGAACGGCAAGGGCTACGTCGCCGCCGAACTGAACCGCCCGGAAGACGCTCCGATCGGCCTGATCGCCGTCGACGCCCTGTATTCGCCGGTGAAGCGCGTCGCCTATCGCGTCGAGCCGACCCGTCAGGGCCAGTCGCTGGACTACGACAAGCTGATCCTGGAAGTTGAAACCAACGGCGCCGTCTCGCCGGTTGACGCCGTGGCCTACGCCGCGCGCATCCTGCAAGACCAGCTGCAGATCTTCATCACCTTCGATGAGCCGACCAAGGCTGTCGAGCAGTCGGACGGCAAGCCCGAACTGCCCTTCAACCCGGCCCTGCTGAAGAAGGTGGACGAGCTGGAGCTGTCGGTCCGTTCGGCCAACTGCCTGAAGAACGACAACATCGTCTACATCGGCGACCTGATCCAGAAGACCGAGGGCGAAATGCTTCGCACCCCGAACTTCGGCCGCAAGTCGCTGAACGAGATCAAGGAAGTTCTGGCGTCCATGAGCCTGAGCCTCGGCATG
- the rpsK gene encoding 30S ribosomal protein S11, whose protein sequence is MAKEPGRVKRRERKNITSGVAHVNASFNNTMVTITDAQGNAISWSSAGHMGFKGSRKSTPYAAQMAAEDAGKKAAEHGVKTLEVNVSGPGSGRESALRALQAVGMTITTIRDVTPMPHNGCRPPKRRRV, encoded by the coding sequence ATGGCTAAGGAACCGGGTCGCGTTAAGCGCCGCGAACGCAAGAACATCACCTCGGGCGTCGCCCACGTGAACGCTTCGTTCAACAACACCATGGTGACCATCACCGACGCTCAAGGGAACGCGATTTCCTGGTCGTCGGCCGGCCACATGGGCTTCAAGGGCTCGCGCAAGTCGACGCCGTACGCCGCTCAGATGGCTGCGGAAGACGCCGGCAAGAAGGCCGCCGAGCACGGCGTCAAGACGCTGGAAGTGAACGTCTCGGGTCCGGGTTCGGGCCGTGAGTCGGCCCTGCGCGCCCTGCAGGCCGTCGGCATGACGATCACGACGATCCGCGACGTGACGCCGATGCCGCACAACGGCTGCCGTCCGCCGAAGCGCCGTCGCGTCTAA
- the rpsM gene encoding 30S ribosomal protein S13, whose amino-acid sequence MARIAGVNIPTNKRVEIALQYIHGIGAHNAKEITAKIGIEPARRVNQLTDAEILQIRETIDRDFTVEGDLRRETSMNIKRLMDLACYRGLRHRKGLPVRGQRTHTNARTRKGPAKPIAGKKK is encoded by the coding sequence GTGGCCCGTATCGCAGGCGTCAACATTCCGACCAACAAGCGCGTTGAAATCGCGCTTCAGTACATCCACGGCATTGGCGCGCACAACGCCAAGGAGATCACGGCCAAGATCGGCATCGAGCCGGCTCGCCGCGTGAACCAGCTGACCGACGCGGAGATCCTGCAGATCCGCGAAACCATCGATCGCGACTTCACCGTCGAAGGCGACCTGCGCCGCGAGACGTCGATGAACATCAAGCGTCTGATGGATCTGGCCTGCTACCGCGGCCTGCGTCACCGCAAGGGCCTGCCGGTCCGCGGCCAGCGCACCCACACCAACGCTCGCACCCGCAAGGGTCCGGCCAAGCCGATCGCCGGCAAGAAGAAGTAA
- a CDS encoding energy transducer TonB produces the protein MKQWRWGAAGLVALLHLGALVLLGVGRPQTTLDAPPPLIIVDLIPFERPEPPPPPPAESAVTQGGGAPAAASSVRPPRPRPAPPPPEVVAPPRAAPEQPLVVGAAPEPGPTPGQGQGGQGTGSGGGSGSGVGPGVGDGPPRIIRGPTVGELRGLHPREAFRQRRGGRATLACRVRLDTTLSDCRLVDETPPGMGFGQAALAASRYFRFRPPTQNGAPIDGREVRVGVEWP, from the coding sequence ATGAAACAATGGCGCTGGGGCGCGGCGGGGCTGGTGGCTCTGCTGCACCTCGGCGCCCTTGTGCTTTTGGGCGTAGGGCGGCCCCAGACAACCCTGGACGCCCCGCCGCCGCTGATAATTGTCGACCTGATTCCCTTTGAGCGCCCTGAGCCGCCTCCGCCTCCGCCTGCAGAATCGGCCGTGACGCAAGGGGGCGGAGCGCCCGCCGCCGCCTCAAGCGTGCGTCCCCCGCGACCGCGTCCGGCGCCGCCTCCGCCCGAAGTCGTCGCGCCCCCGCGTGCCGCTCCCGAACAGCCGCTGGTCGTCGGCGCGGCGCCCGAGCCCGGCCCGACACCGGGCCAAGGTCAGGGCGGACAGGGCACGGGCAGCGGCGGCGGAAGCGGGTCCGGCGTCGGCCCCGGCGTCGGCGACGGCCCGCCGCGCATCATTCGCGGCCCGACGGTTGGCGAACTGCGGGGCCTGCACCCGCGCGAAGCCTTCCGCCAGCGCCGGGGAGGGCGGGCGACGCTGGCCTGCCGGGTTCGTCTGGACACCACTTTGAGCGACTGCCGCCTGGTGGACGAAACGCCGCCGGGAATGGGATTCGGCCAGGCGGCCCTTGCGGCCTCCCGATATTTCCGCTTTCGTCCTCCGACGCAGAACGGAGCGCCGATTGATGGTCGAGAGGTCCGGGTGGGGGTCGAATGGCCCTGA
- a CDS encoding adenylate kinase: MNLILFGPPAAGKGTQAKRLVEGRGMVQLSTGDMLRAAIASGSELGLKVKDVLARGDLVTDEIVIALIEARLPEAEAAGGAIFDGFPRTVAQAEALDAMLAKRGAKIDSVIRLKVDDAALTDRIGKRFAEQGRADDNPETFKDRLAVYNRQTAPLLPYYEGQGKLTEVDGMGDIAAVAAAIDAALDA; this comes from the coding sequence ATGAACCTGATCCTGTTCGGGCCGCCTGCGGCCGGCAAGGGCACCCAGGCCAAGCGGCTGGTCGAGGGGCGGGGCATGGTCCAGCTCTCGACCGGCGACATGCTGCGCGCGGCGATCGCTTCCGGCTCCGAACTGGGGCTGAAGGTTAAGGACGTGCTGGCGCGCGGCGACCTCGTCACCGACGAGATCGTCATCGCTCTGATCGAAGCCCGTCTGCCGGAGGCTGAGGCCGCCGGCGGAGCCATCTTCGACGGCTTCCCCCGCACGGTGGCTCAGGCCGAGGCCCTGGACGCCATGCTGGCCAAGCGCGGCGCCAAGATCGACAGCGTCATCCGCTTGAAGGTCGACGACGCCGCCCTGACCGACCGGATCGGCAAGCGGTTCGCCGAACAGGGTCGGGCCGACGACAATCCCGAGACCTTCAAGGACCGGCTGGCCGTCTACAACCGTCAGACCGCGCCGCTGCTTCCCTACTATGAAGGCCAGGGCAAGCTGACCGAGGTGGACGGGATGGGCGACATCGCCGCCGTGGCCGCCGCCATCGACGCGGCGCTGGACGCCTGA